CTCTGTTCCCACGAAGGACTCTGGTGCTGAGTAGCCTTTGCCACTTAGACAAGCATGGGTGGTTCACCACAGTCCCCGGCCTGACCACTTCATTTGTGTAACTTACTTGTTTGGCCACCGGAAGCATTTCATTTCACCATATGCCTGAGCTAGATCATTCTGCTGGCTCTTTCACAAACACACTGATAgtttttgttgattcttccagAAAAAAGTGTCTTTCACTAGACGGTGGACAGCAATTAGCATAAGGGGCTGTGGAGATGACGAGACGTGGTCCCTTCTGCAGAAGAGCTGGGAGTCTAGTGACAGCAATGGTCAGACTTGTGGAGGATAAAGAGAACTGTAAAAACACTATCATCCCTTGTGGTAGGGGCTCAAATAAAAATGCACCTGCAGGGCTGTGGGAAAAGGGGAGCAGAGCCGGCAAGTAGGGGCAGGGGTGAACTATTAATTTGGCGTAGGTGCGTTCAAATGCTCCAGAAGACACCAGAATGTCACTCTGACAGCCGTTTGTATGTGCGTCCCTCCATGTAACATGACTCAGGTGGAGCTGTGACTCTGATGCAGCTACTGCAGAGTTAGGGCTCCCCTCTTGGGGCAAAGTCcacatttttcctgtttctggtTGAAAATCTTTCACCTGTGGTTCTTTGCTTTTTACAAATAGGAAACATTTCTGGCTTTTTGTCTCACTGAATCAGCCCTCTGAGCAGCCCTCCTGCTTGGAGATGAGCTGCGTGGATTACAGGGATCCCTGGAGTTTCCAGAGGGGGTTGGCCACACTAAATAGAGTCCAGAGGGAATAAGTACCACTCTAATATGACTGGTCCAGGTGGAGGGGGCAAGAGAGGGAAGGGAGTAAGtaggggcaggaaaggggagGTAGGGATACTGTTACCTTAATGTCCTATTTTTGGAATAAGGTTTTACATGTATCTTATGCTTTGTGTTTTCAGAAGacttttgcatttgttattgtatcATCAAGGTGTGTACATCATCTTTTGTAGATCAAGAATCTCCcacccaaggtcatgtagctgGGGAGTGGCAGCTCAAGCACAAGTTTTCGGAATCTTaacatttttctctattcttcagTTGCTTCTGATAGTTCAGCACAGATAAGGGGACCTGGTGGGTTCATTTCTTTCAGTTCAACATTTAAAAGTTGGGTTTAGGTGACGAATGTTCTGAATTAGGGCGACCTGGGACCTATGCCACTGGTGTGTCGTCAGCTGCACTTAATGCTGTTGGAACATGTCAGATGTGGAATAGACCAGGAGGGAgttcccttgctgtttttttgGCCAGTGTGAATCACACTTTATATCCAGGCTTCCTCACTGGGCTGGAAAGAACCGTTTGGAAGGCTAGTGGGGGCATTGGCTCCATGTAGAAGGCTCAGGATGCCCAGGAAATGCTGACCCCTGGAAACAAAGACTTAAATCCAGCAAGCTCTTTGAAGTTTTGTGTGTCCTGTACTCTGGCTCTGGACATGTCCTCCTAAATGTCTCATAAATAGctgtttctttctcaggattgtgcTGTTTTAGCTGCTATAAAAACACTCTGATTCACAAAGGCCTGAATCAAGGACCACTAGCATTTCCATTTCCAAATTCACAGTCAGGGTGGACCGTGCAATGCCATTGACATTTCATTATACTCTCTGCTCCTCTATAGCCCCACATTGACTTccgattttcttttccttacacgTTACCCACCCCAGTGCACGGGGAACTTTGCTGTAGGAGAAGGTTCCTGGTGAGAGGATGCTTAATACTTGGGTGTGGATTGAATTTAGATTTTCAAGTCTGTTTAcatttgtttagttttacttGGAATAGTCTCATATGGCATGGCCAGAAATACAATTTAGTATGACctaccctttttaaaaacataaattatttttcttttaaatttaatagaaTGAAATACAGCTCTTTCAGAAGAATGTTCCAAAAAGATGGCAGTATTAATGCAGAAAAGtgcccccccactttttttttttttgatttcgtGATAGGACTAATGTAGATTTTGGACaagtgggaaggaaaaaagaatcaaggttttctgtttacttttatggaattgattttaaaaagtggttctgCCCAATAAAGCAAGTACAAGTGGcttgtatttgttttgcttttgttacttttCTGAGCAAATCAAGTGCATTATCAAAGCCACTCACGCACATGTATGCATGTATAGGTCTCACCCTTGAAAAGACACAGTTTTGagagtatttttaaagtgattttgaaAGCATGGAGCAAAGAGAGCAGCAAGAGTTTAATGGCTTTGGAAAGGCTTTATGGGTGCCACTGAAGAGAGAAGTGGAtcaatgtggtttttcttttaagCTGCCAGAGAATATCTTGGATTTTTGacatctgttctttcttttcaatcttaCAAATACCAAGAGGAACAAGGTGGCCCCATATAGTATATGGTGTTCTCACCATGAGTGATTTGGGTTGATAGTAGGCAGGAGGATTGATACAATGAACCGAAGCTCTTCTCGAGGAAGAGGATGAAAATAGCATGTGATTTGAGACCACACGTGTCCTCGGCCTGCTAGCACCAAATCTCCTCCCAAAGAATGTAGCATTCATTAATGAGGACGActgataaaatatgtaaaattgaaGATCAACCAGTCCCTCCTTCCTTCCGCCCACTTAAAAAAGGTTAAATACTCATATTTGAGGCATAGTGGAAAGAGTTTGCCCTATAAAAGCTGTATAATGTTGGCTaaactctgagcctcagatttcccTGTTTGCAGCATGGGGTATAAGATCTACCCCTTAGGACCGTGggagaagtaaatgaaatgattcattcattcgGGGATACTCACACTGAAGTACTGCTTGAGATTCGGGGAGTTAAAAGGTGCACATAAGTGTATGTGAAAGCATTTACCACAGTGCATGGCTCAAAAGGGTGCTTAGtaagtttttcttaaaacattgtTGATGGAGAATTTTAACATGTACAAAAATAGAATAATGCATTAACCTCCTCTGTACCCATCACTCAGCTGCAACGATGGTCGTAATTATTAATTCATGGCCATCTTGTATGTCAGTGCCTCCACCCTGTCCCCCCCGCAACCCCACATCAatggattattttgaaatgaatccTAAATGTAGTATAATTTTATCCATAAGATCTTAGTGTATATTTCCAAAAGGTAAAGATTCTTTTTGAGAGCATAATTACAATACCATTAGCACATTGAAAAACtgacagttattattattttatgtcatcAGGTGTCTAGTTTAGCGTTCAAATGTCCCtgattttcatatgtatttttaaaagcatttggcTAGCTCAAGTCAGTATCCATACAAAGCCACATGCTGGATTATTTGATATGTCATGTATTTGATCCATGTCATTTGCCCTGTATAATTTCCCGCAGTCTGGtttttgctgattgcatccctATACTGTCTTTGAACATGTTCCTCTGAAATCTCTATTTTACTTCAACTGGTAGATCTAGAGGCTAGATCAAATTCAGGTCTGACGTTTTCGGGGCTGGTGTAGTTCAGAattgtgtatatatttccatcagGAGGCACATTCTATCTTGTTGTCTCTTTTTGTTACACCAGCCTTGATCAATGGGTTCAGGTATTACTCCTCTGATCTACCAGTTATGAAGCTCCCCATCAGCTTTTTATCTGGGTTTTAGCAGCCGTTTATGATCATTGCCCAGATCCGTTATTTCATTATGAGTTGCAAAATGGTGAGATTTTAATTCTATCATTCTttcactgttttccaaaatggctaccCATAATGcttgagggttccaatttctccacatcctcacgaACAGTTATTGTATTATAAcacaatacaatattgtattattattactttttgatTATAACCATCCTAGTAGTGTGAAGTGGTaattcattgtgattttgatttgtattttcctaatgactaatgacactgagcatcttttcatgtactttttggtcatttatatatctttggagaaatgtctataaaatcctttgcccatttgtctttttactgttgagttgtaagagtttttaaaaaaaatcctattctggatactagacccctatcagatatatgatttgcaaatattttctcctattttgtgGGCAGTTTTGCTAGATATGTCCAAATTCCCCTTCATAAGATTCCCTTTCATTTGGTATTCCCAGTCTGTGAAAGTGTTTGCTTCCCCATATACTTGATAATAGAGTCTGTAGCccaatttttggattttttttttccattttggtatTGGATATGATACTGCACCATAAGTTTAATGTGCATTTATCTTACTATGAGCAaggtagaacattttttttcctgttttaagacCCATTTGCAATTTTTTCTATGAACTGTCTGTTCATATCTGGTCCGTTTTTCTATAttgttgttctcttttttcttctctgtctaaCGCTTTTTACATGCTAGGTATATTAACCACTTGTCTGTGATGTTAagtggcaaatattttttcccgtattctcttttttaacattGCTTATGGCATGCTTTTCCATAccaaaagttttacttttatgtaATCAAAAATTTTTGgttattcttttctatatttttagtcACAATTAGAGAAGTTTTTCTCACTTATAGAGGAATTGACCCATGTTTTTATTTAGTGTGTGcatagttaaatatatatatatttatatatatatatggttcacATTAAGTGtgggtatatgtgtatataatatacatccctttatatgtacatttacatataacttcatatataaaatatatactatatataaatatatattaaatatatagagatataccTTTGATGCAACAAGTATTTTCTGAATGGGAGTAAATGATGGCTGTTAAATAAATGCTGGCCTGAATACCGGAATCTTGTAAATAATGAGGTTCAGTATCTGCTTTTCTTATGCCACTCTGGATGTGTGAGCCAGCATGCTGTAGAGCAGAGGGGTTGGCCTAAGGAGCCCTGGCTTGGGTTTTGCTCTAACCCTTAACAGCTGCATGATGCCCATTCATCTCTTCTGAtcctgcttcctcatctgcaaaatcccaAGGTAATCGTGAGGAGCAAATGATATAAGGACTGTTTGTAATTGGCCAGGGACTAGCTGGATGTAAGGGAACCTTGCTACAGTCTGTAAAGGTGGGCGTCTTCTTTTTCCCTGCCCTCCATAGGCTGCTATGGGCCAGACACAGCCAAAGAAATCAACACTGTACTCTGGCCGCCGTGATGTAGAGAATCTCATCTTGCCCTCTGAGCTGAAGCATTTGATCTGATCCAGAgatgctttcctttttctttcttctgaaagaCCCACCACAAGAGATCCCTGGTTTAATGATGTGTGTTGCTTTTGTGATTAGACTTTGAAGAATGAGTGGACCTCAGAACGGGCTCTCTTTTACTGGCATGGAGTCAATACAAAGCAAGGAGGACAGAGCAAGAAGACGGATATTATGGTTGATAACATTGTTCTTTGGAGAAGTGACTGTGAAACAGTTAGGAAATGGATGGCACACTCTCTGACTGAGACTGACTTGAGCAGGTAGTATCATGAAGGCAGACAGTGGCTTTCTACCATTGTGGGTTTCCAGGAGAGCCAAGGAGATAAAAAATAATCTGCCAGGAGATAATGTCCATTAAAGCCTTAACGCTAGCTTAGCTAAAACTACTTCCTTGGAACATTTTACTACTCTACTTGCCATGAGCATAAGCCTGCTTTCAGAGGCTTATGAAAGCCTCTGAAAGCATTCTGAGGTTCCGTAAATATTTGGACCAAGCCGTAAGCTCTGATTTAGGCCCTTCGGAGAAGATCtctaactaaaaatagaaagcagaggcagaaaaaaaaaaaatcaagtcttttAAAGAGGTCAGCAAATCTATGAAGCGTTTTGCCATGCCAGGCTGAGGTCTCTGGTTTCATGGGCACACATTCAGTGCTGGTGAGTCCAGAGCAAATGGCCATGTATTCCTTATGACACTAGCCTTCCTCCTAGGGTGGATGGCAGAGGGCTGTGTTTTCAGGCAGCGTCCTCTAGGGTATCCTTTTCAGAGGAGGAATCTCTCGTCTCGCCGACAGATTTGGCTTTCCATAAACATAAGGGCAAGAAATTCCTACTTGACCTTTATGTTTCCTCTAATGATGTCACCCACTAATGCAGAGTAGAAAACATATCCTTTTGTGTTTTGACTTTCCTTTTGACTTTCCACTTTGACTTTCCACTTCCTTATCTTTTCCTTCCAATCAATCACCAAGTCCTGTCAATTCCACTTTATAAACTTTTGAATTTGTCACTTTAGATACACCACTGCTGTATGAGTTTGGGTCCTctcacctattctttttttttttttttttttttttttttgcggtacgcgggcctctcactgttgtggcctctcccgttgcggaacacaggctctggacgcgcaggctcagcggacgcggctcacgggcccgggcgccccgcggcatgtgggatcttcccggaccggggcacgaacccgcgtcccctgcatcggcaggcggactctcaaccactgtgccaccagggaagccccctctcacCTATTCTATTGAAGCCCTACCTCCTTGGCTCCAGCCATTCGCACCAGCAGTCTTCCCTCCTGCTGTCAGTGGGGTCTTTCCAAGTTACAGTCACAGATATAGCCATGCCCGCTTATTGATTCAGATGATTTAGTGGTCTTACCTACAGGATCAAGTCCAGACTCTTTAGATTGATACACAAGTCTCTTTACAGTCTGGCTTGTGCCCACCTTTTGATACCCTCGGTTGGGAATGTCCTTTTCCCTCTTTGCTCAGCTCTGCATAAACCTTTAACATTTGACCTGAATAGAACCTCTGCCATGAAGCTTCTCCAGACAGAGGTCATTGTTCTTCTCTCAATCGACCCAAAGATGCTTGACTCATTTCTGTTATAACACTTCCCACATTGGGTTATTAgattataataaggaaaaaaaaataggaagggaTGGGGGGGGATGTGTGTAGGGGAAATAGCATGGGCTTGGGGTTTAATCCAACCTGGGTTTAAATCGTGGCTCTactcaacttctctgagtttTCCTATACACCTACCTTATAGTACTGGAAGGATTAAAAGacgtaataaaaacaaaacatctacTAGTACTCGGTTGGGACTCAGTATATGACAGTTTCCTACCTTTCTTTTATTTGCATCATTGGCTCTGAGGAAGCGTCATTCTATTGGATGATGGTCaaaatctattattttctctctgagaaaTGGTTCTGGTACATCTTGGTTAGTGTCAAGAATAAAATAGCCTGTGTGTGCTGGGCCGGTATAGACTTGGGTGTCACAGATTGGGAGTGTGTGGGAGActgtgaagggagggaggaggtggcagaggagCCTGTTCGTGTCAGGAAACTGATAGTGCAGTTAACTTGCAAAGGTTCCCTAAgtcagtttcttcccttgtggatGTACCTGAAACCCCATCCCATGAAGTGTAACTATATCTTTTAAGATACTTAGGGCCAGGGAGATAATTGTATCCTCTTGATCGTCCACATCGAAACGTGGGGAATAGGGCTTTTTCTAAACGGAGTGAAACATTGGAGCGCAAGAGGAAACCTACATCTTTTGTAAGAGCTGAGCTGAGCCCCCAGGGCTGTGTGGGGGCCGAGGAGGtgcagagcagaggagagagctGTTCCGGAGGGTGTACGACCGAGCCCTAGGGGCCAGCAGAGATGAGCTACAAGCCGGGCAGCAAATAGCCTGTTACGTCTGAATTGAGCATTTCCAAATGAGGAAGCCTCGTGGTTGAGACTGGAGATGCTTGTATTGTGTAAGTGATCCCAAATGCATTGCttttgggggagtgggaggtaatTTTGGATGgctaaaaaatagagaaataggaATTGGGGTTCATAAAAATTATACGGCAGCCTTTTTCCaaaaaatggatatataaacccatttttttaaaaaacgaaaaccAAAAACCTGTTTTGTGTCGATTCTCTTCCAATCAAAAAGGGGATAgcgtattctcttttttttccgcCGTTTTCTGTTTCGCTTTTAATGTAGCCCATCATCCTGGAAAGGGCAGATTAAAAATAAGCTTGGCACGGCTGGCTGCGTGGGACAGGGCTAAATGCCGTCTTATGTTCCTTCCAGGTCCAGCGTGAACTCTGTCTCCCTTCCCAGCCAGCTCTCCACCGCCTGTATTCACCATGGTGTTTGGTGAGATTTTCCATCGCCCTGGACAAGACAAGGAACTTGTCAACTTGAACGTGGGGGGCTTTAAACAGTCCATCGACCAGAGCACCCTCCTGCGCTTTCCTCACACCAGACTCGGGAAGCTGCTCAGCTGCCACTCGGAAGAGGCCATCCTGGAACTGTGTGATGACTACAGCGTGGCCGATAAAGAGTACTATTTTGATCGGAACCCCTCCCTGTTCAGATACGTTTTGAACTTTTATTACACCGGGAAGCTGCACGTCATGGAGGAGCTGTGCGTGTTCTCGTTCTGCCAGGAGATCGAGTACTGGGGCATCAACGAGCTCTTCCTCGATTCCTGCTGCAGTAATCGCTACCAGGAGCGCAAGGAGGAAAACCACGAGAAGGACTGGGACCAGAAAAGCAATGATGTGAGTACCGACTCCTCGTTCGAAGAGTCGTCTCTGTTCGAGAAGGAGCTGGAGAAGTTTGACAAGCTGCGATTCGGTCAGCTCCGGAAGAAGATCTGGATTCGCACGGAAAACCCAGCCTATTGCCTGTCGGCCAAGCTCATCGCCGTCTCCTCCCTGAGCGTGGTGCTGGCCTCCATCGTGGCCATGTGCGTCCACAGCATGTCGGAGTTCCAGAACGAGGACGGGGAAGTGGACGACCCCGTGCTGGAAGGCGTCGAGATCGCGTGCATCGCTTGGTTCACCGTCGAGCTGGCCATCCGGCTGGTTGCCGCTCCCTGTcaaaagaaattctggaagaaCCCTCTGAACATAATCGACTTCGTCTCCATTATTCCCTTTTATGCCACGTTGGCTGTAGACACCAAGAAGGAAGAGAGTGAGGACATTGAAAACATGGGCAAGGTGGTCCAGATCCTCAGGCTTATGAGGATTTTCCGCATCCTCAAGCTTGCCCGGCACTCGGTAGGGCTTCGGTCTCTTGGTGCCACCCTGAGGCATAGCTACCACGAAGTTGggctgctgcttctcttcctgtCGGTGGGCATTTCCATCTTTTCTGTGCTTATCTACTCCGTGGAGAAGGATGACCACACGTCCAGCCTCACCAGCATCCCTGTCTGCTGGTGGTGGGCCACCATCAGCATGACCACCGTGGGCTATGGAGACACCCACCCGGTCACCTTGGCTGGGAAGCTTATCGCCAGCACGTGCATCATCTGTGGGATCTT
The sequence above is a segment of the Physeter macrocephalus isolate SW-GA chromosome 12, ASM283717v5, whole genome shotgun sequence genome. Coding sequences within it:
- the KCNS3 gene encoding delayed-rectifier potassium channel regulatory subunit KCNS3, with the protein product MVFGEIFHRPGQDKELVNLNVGGFKQSIDQSTLLRFPHTRLGKLLSCHSEEAILELCDDYSVADKEYYFDRNPSLFRYVLNFYYTGKLHVMEELCVFSFCQEIEYWGINELFLDSCCSNRYQERKEENHEKDWDQKSNDVSTDSSFEESSLFEKELEKFDKLRFGQLRKKIWIRTENPAYCLSAKLIAVSSLSVVLASIVAMCVHSMSEFQNEDGEVDDPVLEGVEIACIAWFTVELAIRLVAAPCQKKFWKNPLNIIDFVSIIPFYATLAVDTKKEESEDIENMGKVVQILRLMRIFRILKLARHSVGLRSLGATLRHSYHEVGLLLLFLSVGISIFSVLIYSVEKDDHTSSLTSIPVCWWWATISMTTVGYGDTHPVTLAGKLIASTCIICGILVVALPITIIFNKFSKYYQKQKDIDVDQCSEDPPEKCHELPYFNIRDIYAQRMHAFITSLSSVGIVVSDPDATDASSIEDNEGVYNMASLENCTAK